A window from Streptomyces subrutilus encodes these proteins:
- a CDS encoding PspC domain-containing protein — protein MTDVHDAPPAEPGAPRGPAERPPLRRTRRDKVLAGVCGGLGRYFDLDPVVFRIVLGVLAVTGGVGLIFYGFAWLLLPPEDEEESEAKKLLTGRIEGATLAAVFAALVGCALFLSMLDNGGMAVFSVLVVLALGGAAYWSQRRRLTGAPEAEAPAAQRPAHSPAPPETKAPPAPGGPSWWRDPLVKDGTTGPVGSTGYLWGPADDAVPGRSGGPAVPAPAVAPDRPRGGIGGRVFVLALLAGGGSAAAVWEDGPLAHALQIGLASALAVFGLGLAVSSLKGRTGFGTVFLGVVTAGLLAGASALPRDIGTDWRAVDWRPAAVADVRPAYAAGTGLATLDLSRLDVPKGTTVSVGASLKAGRLKVVLPREVTAEADVSVRLGDIHLPGETGEDFRIRSGGETRRATLPPSAGTEAGGTIELRLEAGVGQVEVDRAAS, from the coding sequence ATGACCGACGTACACGACGCCCCGCCGGCGGAGCCCGGGGCCCCGCGCGGCCCGGCGGAACGGCCGCCCCTGCGCCGCACCCGGCGCGACAAGGTCCTCGCGGGCGTGTGCGGCGGGCTGGGCCGGTACTTCGACCTGGACCCGGTGGTCTTCCGGATCGTCCTGGGCGTCCTGGCGGTCACCGGCGGCGTCGGTCTGATCTTCTACGGCTTCGCCTGGCTGCTGCTCCCGCCGGAGGACGAGGAGGAGAGCGAGGCGAAGAAGCTGCTGACCGGCCGGATCGAGGGGGCCACCCTGGCGGCGGTCTTCGCGGCCCTGGTGGGCTGCGCGCTGTTCCTGTCGATGCTGGACAACGGCGGGATGGCCGTCTTCTCGGTCCTGGTGGTGCTGGCGCTGGGCGGGGCCGCGTACTGGTCGCAGCGCAGGCGGCTCACCGGCGCGCCCGAGGCCGAGGCGCCCGCCGCACAGCGGCCCGCGCACTCGCCGGCCCCGCCCGAGACCAAGGCCCCGCCCGCGCCCGGCGGGCCGTCCTGGTGGCGGGACCCGCTGGTCAAGGACGGCACCACCGGCCCGGTCGGGTCCACGGGGTACCTGTGGGGCCCCGCCGACGACGCCGTCCCCGGCCGGTCCGGGGGCCCGGCGGTGCCCGCGCCGGCCGTGGCGCCGGATCGGCCGCGCGGCGGGATCGGCGGCCGGGTGTTCGTCCTGGCGCTGCTGGCCGGGGGCGGTTCGGCGGCGGCCGTCTGGGAGGACGGGCCGCTGGCCCACGCCCTGCAGATCGGGCTGGCGTCGGCGCTGGCGGTGTTCGGCCTGGGCCTGGCGGTCAGCTCGCTGAAGGGGCGCACGGGCTTCGGGACCGTGTTCCTCGGCGTGGTCACCGCCGGGCTGCTGGCCGGGGCGTCGGCGCTGCCGCGCGACATCGGCACCGACTGGCGGGCGGTCGACTGGCGGCCGGCCGCGGTGGCCGACGTACGGCCCGCGTACGCGGCGGGCACCGGGCTCGCCACCCTGGACCTGAGCCGGCTGGACGTGCCGAAGGGCACGACCGTGTCGGTCGGCGCCTCCCTGAAGGCGGGCCGACTCAAGGTGGTCCTGCCGCGCGAGGTGACGGCCGAGGCCGACGTGTCGGTACGGCTGGGCGACATCCACCTGCCCGGGGAGACCGGCGAGGACTTCCGGATCCGCAGCGGCGGCGAGACCCGGCGGGCGACGCTGCCGCCCAGCGCCGGCACCGAGGCCGGCGGGACGATCGAGCTGCGCCTGGAGGCGGGCGTGGGACAGGTGGAGGTGGACCGTGCGGCGTCATGA
- the guaA gene encoding glutamine-hydrolyzing GMP synthase — MPEAPSAAHDSAPDTVLVVDFGAQYAQLIARRVREARVYSEIVPSTMPVAEMLAKDPKAIILSGGPSSVYEEGAPGIDRALFEAGVPVFGMCYGFQLMAVTLGGRVDNTGAREYGRTPLAVSKSGSTLFEGTPDNQSVWMSHGDACSAAPEGFTVTASTDVVPVAAFENDEKKLYGVQYHPEVMHSTHGQQILEHFLYRGAGLAPSWTTGNIVEEQVAAIREQVGDKRAICGLSGGVDSAVAAALVQKAIGSQLTCVYVDHGLMRKGETEQVEKDFVAATGVQLKVVDAQERFLNALAGVSDPETKRKIIGREFIRVFEQAQAEIIAEGGADVAFLVQGTLYPDVVESGGGTGTANIKSHHNVGGLPDDIEFELVEPLRQLFKDEVRMVGQELGLPDEIVQRQPFPGPGLGIRIVGEVTKERLDLLREADAIARHELTAAGLDREIWQCPVVLLADVRSVGVQGDGRTYGHPIVLRPVSSEDAMTADWTRMPYEVLGRISTRITNEVPDVNRVVLDCTSKPPGTIEWE; from the coding sequence GTGCCAGAAGCACCCTCCGCCGCCCACGACAGCGCCCCGGACACGGTTCTCGTCGTCGACTTCGGCGCCCAGTACGCCCAGCTCATCGCCCGCCGCGTCCGCGAGGCACGGGTCTACAGCGAGATCGTCCCCAGCACGATGCCGGTGGCCGAGATGCTGGCCAAGGACCCCAAGGCGATCATCCTCTCCGGCGGACCGTCCTCCGTGTACGAGGAGGGCGCGCCCGGCATCGACCGCGCCCTGTTCGAGGCCGGAGTCCCGGTGTTCGGCATGTGCTACGGCTTCCAGCTGATGGCGGTCACCCTCGGCGGCCGGGTCGACAACACCGGTGCCCGCGAGTACGGCCGCACCCCGCTGGCCGTCTCCAAGTCCGGCTCCACCCTCTTCGAGGGCACCCCCGACAACCAGTCGGTGTGGATGTCCCACGGCGACGCCTGCTCCGCCGCCCCCGAGGGCTTCACCGTCACCGCCTCGACGGACGTCGTCCCGGTGGCGGCCTTCGAGAACGACGAGAAGAAGCTGTACGGGGTCCAGTACCACCCCGAGGTCATGCACTCCACGCACGGCCAGCAGATCCTGGAGCACTTCCTCTACCGCGGCGCCGGCCTCGCCCCGTCCTGGACCACCGGCAACATCGTCGAGGAGCAGGTCGCCGCCATCCGCGAGCAGGTCGGCGACAAGCGCGCCATCTGCGGCCTGTCCGGCGGCGTCGACTCCGCGGTCGCCGCGGCCCTCGTGCAGAAGGCCATCGGCTCTCAGCTGACCTGCGTCTACGTCGACCACGGCCTGATGCGCAAGGGCGAGACGGAGCAGGTCGAGAAGGACTTCGTCGCCGCGACCGGCGTCCAGCTCAAGGTCGTCGACGCGCAGGAGCGCTTCCTGAACGCGCTGGCCGGCGTCTCCGACCCGGAGACCAAGCGCAAGATCATCGGCCGCGAGTTCATCCGCGTCTTCGAGCAGGCCCAGGCCGAGATCATCGCCGAGGGCGGCGCGGACGTGGCCTTCCTCGTGCAGGGCACCCTGTACCCGGACGTCGTCGAGTCCGGCGGCGGCACCGGCACCGCGAACATCAAGTCCCACCACAACGTGGGCGGCCTCCCCGACGACATCGAGTTCGAGCTCGTCGAGCCGCTGCGCCAGCTGTTCAAGGACGAGGTCCGGATGGTCGGCCAGGAGCTGGGCCTGCCGGACGAGATCGTCCAGCGCCAGCCCTTCCCCGGCCCCGGCCTGGGCATCCGCATCGTCGGCGAGGTCACCAAGGAGCGCCTGGACCTGCTGCGCGAGGCCGACGCCATCGCCCGCCACGAGCTGACCGCCGCCGGTCTGGACCGGGAGATCTGGCAGTGCCCGGTCGTCCTGCTCGCGGACGTGCGCAGCGTCGGCGTCCAGGGCGACGGCCGCACCTACGGCCACCCGATCGTGCTGCGCCCCGTCTCCTCCGAGGACGCGATGACCGCGGACTGGACGCGCATGCCGTACGAGGTGCTGGGGCGGATCTCCACCCGCATCACCAACGAGGTCCCCGACGTGAACCGCGTCGTCCTCGACTGCACGAGCAAGCCCCCGGGCACCATCGAGTGGGAGTAG
- a CDS encoding GMC oxidoreductase → MVIGSGFGGSVAALRLTEKGYRVGVLEAGRRFTRDSLPKNSWDLRNYLWAPALGLYGIQRIHLLGNVMVLAGAGVGGGSLNYANTLYVPPAAFFEDRQWAAITDWQSELAPYYDQATRMLGVRLNPTMTPSDVHLKAAAARMGVADTFHMAPVGVFFGDGADADGGVRVRAGEEAADPYFGGAGPARSACTECGECMTGCRHGAKNTLNENYLHLAERAGAVIHPMTTVTALSEHPDGGHRVRTVPTDHRRTGPAKVLRARYVVVAAGTYGTQTLLHTMKDRGELPRLSPRLGELTRTNSEGLVGAQTDDRRYRRRHGADRRADFTRGVAITSSVHPDADTHIEPVRYGKGSNAMGFMTVLQVPYARHRVRAWFARTARHPLQLARSLSNRRWSERTIIGLVMQSLDNSLTTYRKPGGIGKGLLTARQGHGAPNPVQIAEATRAATLLAEEINGFAGSNIGELMGTPLTAHFLGGCPIGASPAEGVVDPYHRLYGHPGISVVDGSAVSANLGVNPSLTITAQAERAMSYWPNNGDRDPRPEQGAAYVRLAAVEPVGPAVPKEAFGALRLPFLGMPEVPARREAP, encoded by the coding sequence ATCGTCATCGGGTCCGGCTTCGGAGGGTCGGTCGCGGCCCTGCGGCTGACCGAGAAGGGCTACCGGGTCGGCGTCCTGGAGGCGGGGCGCCGCTTCACCCGCGACAGCCTGCCGAAGAACAGCTGGGACCTGCGGAACTACCTGTGGGCCCCGGCCCTCGGGCTGTACGGCATCCAGCGCATCCACCTGCTCGGCAACGTGATGGTCCTCGCGGGCGCCGGGGTGGGCGGCGGCTCGCTCAACTACGCCAACACCCTGTACGTGCCGCCCGCCGCCTTCTTCGAGGACCGGCAGTGGGCGGCCATCACGGACTGGCAGAGCGAGCTCGCGCCCTACTACGACCAGGCCACGCGCATGCTCGGGGTGCGCCTCAACCCGACCATGACCCCCTCCGACGTCCACCTGAAGGCCGCCGCCGCCCGGATGGGCGTGGCCGACACCTTCCACATGGCCCCGGTCGGCGTCTTCTTCGGCGACGGCGCGGACGCCGACGGCGGGGTCAGGGTCCGGGCCGGGGAGGAGGCCGCCGACCCGTACTTCGGCGGGGCCGGGCCCGCCCGCTCGGCGTGCACCGAGTGCGGCGAGTGCATGACCGGCTGCCGGCACGGAGCGAAGAACACCCTGAACGAGAACTACCTGCACCTCGCCGAGCGGGCCGGCGCCGTCATCCACCCGATGACCACGGTCACCGCGCTCTCCGAGCACCCCGACGGCGGCCACCGGGTCCGAACCGTCCCCACCGACCACCGCCGCACGGGCCCGGCGAAGGTGCTGCGCGCCCGGTACGTGGTGGTCGCGGCGGGCACGTACGGCACCCAGACCCTGCTGCACACCATGAAGGACCGCGGCGAGCTGCCGCGCCTGTCGCCGCGGCTCGGCGAGCTGACCCGGACCAACTCCGAGGGCCTGGTCGGCGCGCAGACCGACGACCGGCGCTACCGCAGGCGGCACGGCGCGGACCGGCGGGCCGACTTCACCCGGGGCGTGGCGATCACCTCCTCGGTGCACCCCGACGCCGACACCCACATCGAGCCCGTCCGCTACGGCAAGGGCTCCAACGCCATGGGATTCATGACGGTCCTTCAAGTGCCGTACGCCCGGCACCGGGTCCGGGCCTGGTTCGCGCGCACCGCGCGCCACCCCCTCCAACTGGCCCGGTCGCTGTCCAACCGGCGCTGGTCGGAGCGGACCATCATCGGCCTGGTCATGCAGTCGCTGGACAACTCGCTGACCACCTACCGCAAGCCGGGCGGCATCGGGAAGGGCCTGCTCACCGCCCGCCAGGGCCACGGCGCCCCCAACCCGGTGCAGATCGCGGAGGCCACCCGGGCCGCGACGCTGCTGGCGGAGGAGATCAACGGCTTCGCGGGCAGCAACATCGGCGAGCTGATGGGCACCCCGCTCACCGCCCACTTCCTCGGCGGGTGCCCCATCGGCGCGTCGCCGGCGGAGGGCGTGGTGGACCCGTACCACCGGCTCTACGGGCACCCGGGCATCTCGGTGGTGGACGGTTCGGCGGTCTCCGCGAACCTCGGGGTCAACCCGTCGCTGACGATCACGGCGCAGGCGGAGCGGGCGATGTCGTACTGGCCGAACAACGGCGACCGCGATCCGCGGCCGGAGCAGGGCGCGGCCTACGTCCGTCTCGCCGCGGTGGAGCCGGTCGGCCCGGCGGTCCCCAAGGAGGCCTTCGGAGCCCTGCGCCTGCCGTTCCTCGGGATGCCGGAGGTCCCGGCCCGGCGGGAGGCGCCGTAG
- a CDS encoding DoxX family protein: MNRTDVPEPAPSKVSVLRERAAHYALLPLRIFLGVTFVYAGLDKLTDPAFLSAAGDGSVGDQMRAVRDGSAVPGLVDAALDAPVAFGTAIAVGELLVGLGVLAGLLTRIAALGGALISLSLWLTVSWQVSPYYYGNDLVYLMAWLPLLLAGAPYLSLDALIRSRRSRRTA; this comes from the coding sequence GTGAACCGAACCGACGTCCCTGAACCCGCCCCGTCCAAGGTGTCCGTGCTGAGGGAGCGGGCGGCCCACTACGCGCTGCTGCCCCTGCGGATCTTCCTGGGCGTCACCTTCGTCTACGCGGGCCTGGACAAGCTCACCGACCCCGCGTTCCTCTCCGCCGCCGGCGACGGGTCCGTCGGCGACCAGATGCGCGCCGTCCGCGACGGCTCGGCGGTCCCCGGCCTCGTCGACGCGGCCCTCGACGCCCCCGTCGCCTTCGGCACGGCCATCGCGGTGGGGGAACTCCTCGTCGGCCTCGGCGTCCTGGCCGGGCTGCTGACCCGGATCGCGGCCCTCGGCGGGGCGCTGATCTCGCTCAGCCTGTGGCTCACCGTGTCCTGGCAGGTCAGCCCGTACTACTACGGCAACGACCTGGTCTACCTGATGGCCTGGCTCCCGCTGCTCCTCGCCGGCGCGCCCTACCTGTCGCTGGACGCGCTGATCCGGTCGCGCCGGTCCCGGCGGACGGCGTAG
- a CDS encoding chorismate mutase — MTTTTTPEQLIADSRTRIDALDDRIIGLIQERMAVSTVIQEARISSGGRRVHLSREMEVLSHWSGALGKPGTTLALTLLELCRGRV; from the coding sequence GTGACCACGACCACCACCCCCGAGCAGCTCATCGCCGACTCCCGCACCCGCATCGACGCCCTCGACGACCGGATCATCGGTCTGATCCAGGAGCGGATGGCCGTCTCCACCGTCATCCAGGAGGCGCGGATCTCCTCCGGCGGGCGCCGGGTGCACCTGTCCCGCGAGATGGAGGTGCTCTCGCATTGGAGCGGTGCCCTCGGAAAGCCCGGCACCACACTGGCCCTGACCCTGCTGGAGCTGTGCCGGGGCCGCGTCTGA
- a CDS encoding succinic semialdehyde dehydrogenase: MTDSQAPAPLRTAPQPTNPVAPAPAGVRTADDVVTPDLVARLTRGVIGSGRTANHTPFTGARLAELPEATPDDVAEAFDRARAAQPAWAAVPVRRRAAVLLRFHDLLLERQAEVLDLIQLETGKARLHAHEEVQAVAVSARHYGRKAPSYLRPKGHTGAMPTLTKVTELRQPRGVVGQIAPWNYPLELSVGDALPAFVSGNALVMKPDTETALTALWARELLIEAGLPAEVFQVVLGEGPVVGPEVVRHADYVSFTGSTRTGREVAQGAAARLVGVSLELGGKNAMLVLHDADVEKAAAGAVRACFSSAGQLCISIERLYVHASLADAFVERFAARTRAMRLGSALAYGADMGSLVGAAQLETVRRHVDEAVAKGAVLVAGGAARPDIGPLFYEPTILDGVEAPMAVCGEETFGPVVSIYRFTDEDEAVARANATPYGLNSSVWTQDARRGHAVAARLRTGTVNINEGYAPAYGSAQSPMGGMKESGLGRRHGSEGILKYTEAQTVAHQRLLPMAPSLGMDDERYAAFMTRSLKVMKALRLR, encoded by the coding sequence ATGACGGACTCGCAGGCCCCGGCCCCCCTCCGCACCGCACCGCAGCCCACCAACCCGGTCGCCCCGGCCCCGGCCGGCGTGCGCACCGCCGACGACGTGGTGACCCCGGACCTGGTCGCCCGGCTGACCCGCGGAGTGATCGGCTCCGGCCGGACCGCCAACCACACCCCCTTCACCGGGGCCCGGTTGGCCGAGCTCCCCGAGGCCACCCCCGACGACGTGGCCGAGGCCTTCGACCGGGCCCGCGCCGCCCAGCCCGCCTGGGCCGCCGTCCCCGTGCGCCGGCGGGCGGCCGTCCTGCTCCGCTTCCACGACCTGCTGCTGGAGCGGCAGGCCGAGGTCCTCGACCTCATCCAGCTGGAGACCGGCAAGGCCCGCCTGCACGCCCACGAGGAGGTGCAGGCCGTCGCCGTCTCGGCCCGCCACTACGGCCGCAAGGCCCCCTCGTACCTGCGGCCCAAGGGCCACACCGGTGCCATGCCGACCCTCACCAAGGTCACCGAACTGCGTCAGCCGCGCGGGGTCGTCGGCCAGATCGCCCCGTGGAACTACCCCCTGGAACTGTCGGTCGGCGACGCGCTGCCCGCCTTCGTCTCCGGCAACGCGCTCGTCATGAAGCCCGACACCGAGACCGCGCTGACCGCCCTGTGGGCCCGTGAGCTGCTGATCGAGGCCGGGCTGCCCGCAGAGGTCTTCCAGGTCGTCCTCGGCGAGGGCCCGGTCGTCGGACCCGAGGTGGTCCGGCACGCCGACTACGTCTCCTTCACCGGCTCCACCCGCACCGGCCGCGAGGTCGCGCAGGGCGCCGCCGCCCGCCTCGTCGGGGTCTCCCTCGAACTCGGCGGCAAGAACGCCATGCTCGTGCTGCACGACGCCGACGTCGAGAAGGCCGCCGCGGGCGCCGTCCGCGCCTGCTTCTCCTCCGCCGGACAGCTCTGCATCTCCATCGAGCGGCTCTACGTCCACGCCTCCCTCGCCGACGCGTTCGTCGAGCGGTTCGCCGCCCGCACCCGGGCCATGCGCCTGGGCAGCGCCCTGGCCTACGGCGCCGACATGGGCTCGCTCGTCGGCGCGGCCCAGCTGGAGACCGTACGGCGGCACGTCGACGAGGCCGTCGCGAAGGGCGCCGTCCTCGTCGCCGGCGGCGCCGCCCGCCCCGACATCGGCCCCCTCTTCTACGAGCCGACCATCCTCGACGGCGTCGAGGCGCCCATGGCGGTGTGCGGCGAGGAGACCTTCGGACCCGTCGTCTCGATCTACCGCTTCACCGACGAGGACGAGGCCGTCGCCCGGGCCAACGCCACCCCCTACGGCCTCAACTCCAGCGTCTGGACGCAGGACGCCCGCCGCGGCCACGCCGTCGCCGCCCGTCTGCGCACCGGCACCGTCAACATCAACGAGGGTTACGCCCCCGCCTACGGCAGCGCCCAGTCCCCCATGGGCGGCATGAAGGAATCCGGCCTCGGCCGCCGCCACGGCTCCGAGGGCATCCTCAAGTACACCGAGGCCCAGACCGTCGCCCACCAGCGGCTGCTGCCCATGGCGCCGTCGCTGGGCATGGACGACGAGAGGTACGCCGCGTTCATGACGCGCAGCCTGAAGGTCATGAAGGCCCTGCGGCTGCGCTGA
- a CDS encoding class II aldolase/adducin family protein yields MAERPVPVPVERLGFEMPPEFATADEERAHRKERLAEALRLLGALGYEDGVAGHLSARDPEHEDCYWVNPFGRPFAAVAPADLLLVDGDGRVLEGERRVNGLAFAAHAAVHRARPAAVAVVRTQGPYGRALAALGELLAPITQEACAFYEDHALLDEYTGVEDADRTARALGPYKALILRNRGLLTVGDSVDAAVWWFVAAERAAQVQLIAGAAGKPVLIDHHGALATRERFGTDLAAWANYQPLRLRAAPPVASTP; encoded by the coding sequence ATGGCCGAGCGACCCGTCCCCGTGCCCGTGGAGCGGCTGGGCTTCGAGATGCCGCCGGAGTTCGCCACCGCCGACGAGGAGCGCGCGCACCGCAAGGAGCGGCTCGCCGAGGCGCTGCGGCTGCTGGGCGCGCTCGGGTACGAGGACGGGGTGGCCGGACACCTCAGCGCCCGCGACCCCGAGCACGAGGACTGCTACTGGGTGAACCCCTTCGGGCGGCCGTTCGCCGCCGTGGCCCCCGCGGACCTCCTGCTGGTCGACGGCGACGGGCGGGTCCTGGAGGGGGAGCGCCGGGTCAACGGGCTGGCCTTCGCCGCGCACGCCGCCGTGCACCGCGCCCGCCCCGCGGCGGTCGCGGTCGTCCGGACGCAGGGACCGTACGGCCGTGCGCTCGCCGCGCTCGGCGAACTGCTGGCCCCCATCACCCAGGAGGCCTGCGCCTTCTACGAGGACCACGCGCTGCTCGACGAGTACACCGGCGTCGAGGACGCCGACCGGACCGCCCGCGCCCTGGGCCCGTACAAGGCGCTGATCCTGCGCAACCGCGGGCTGCTCACGGTCGGGGACTCGGTGGACGCCGCCGTCTGGTGGTTCGTCGCGGCCGAACGGGCGGCCCAGGTGCAGCTGATCGCGGGGGCGGCCGGCAAGCCGGTGCTCATCGACCACCACGGCGCGCTCGCGACGCGCGAGCGGTTCGGGACCGACCTGGCGGCCTGGGCGAACTACCAGCCGCTGCGCCTGCGGGCGGCCCCGCCGGTGGCGTCAACCCCATGA